Sequence from the Lysobacter capsici genome:
GCAGGCCAGTTCCGGGTTCTTGGCCAGATTGAGGAAGCTGCCGGCCTGGGCGCGGGTGGCGCGGTACTCCGGCAGATAGCGGCCGGCTTGGCGCATCAGCCACACCGGGGTGCGGTCGACGGGTTGGCGGCGCAGTGCGCGCAGGAAGCGATCGTTGGTGGGGGCTTGGCTGGTCATTGGGTCGGGCGGGGCCGGTTGTTCGGAAAGGTGTGGGGTGGGTGCGGGGGCGCTTGTGGAACAAAAGCGAATCCCCCCTGGCCCCCCTTTTACAAAGGGGGGAACCCGGTAGGTGGGGTCGTTAGTGCGGAAGGCTTCGCGGGTGTGTCGGAGTGCGGGAGTGCAGCGATTGCGGCGCGGTACGAATCCATCCGAGGCGCCGCGACTACGAAAGCCGCGCCCCACCCAGAACGATTCCCCCCTTTAAAAAAGGGGGGGCAGGGGGGATTTGCTCTTCCCACCCGACCGATTCGACCCCACACCTGCATCATCGCGGCGCTTCGGCGCCCTGACTGAACATCAACTGGAACCCGCGCTTGAGCTGCTGATCGCGCGCCTGTTCCAGCGCCTTCAAGGCGCCGTCGTGGTCGAGGAACACCTCGCGCCGGACCGTGCTGCGGCCGCCGATCTGGCCGGTCTCGCGCACCAGGGTCCAGCCGCCGAGTAAGTCGGGCTGAAGCATCAGTTGCACGAAGCGCGGGGCTTCGCGGCCGTCGGGCCGTTGTTGAAGGAGTAGGCGCACCGGCCGATTGTAGCGGCTGCGGGGCGGCCTCCGGGTGGGCAGGGTGTCGCGGTCCCCGCGTGGCTGCGTTGCAGCCATGGCGCGATCGGCCGCGGCGCCCCCCCCCCGCGCCGCCGGTCTTCACACCCCGCGAAAGCCGCGCCGGTACGCCGACGGCGAGGTCCCCAGCCGCGCGGCGAAATGCTGGCGCAGCGAGGCCGCGGTGCCGAAACCGGTTTGCGCGGCGATCGCGTCCAGCCCGTGCTCGCTGGTTTCCAGCAGCCGCTGCGCGCGCGCCAGGCGTTGCCCGGCCAGCCATTCGCCGACGGTGGTGCCGGTGGCGTCGCGAAAATGCCGGGTGAAACTGCGCCGGCTCATCAACGCGCGTTGCGCCAGCGCATCCAGGCTATGGGCCTGATCCAGATGCGCCAGCGCCCAGGCCAGCACCGCCGCCAGTCGGTCGTCCTGGGCCGAGGCCGGCAACGGTTGCTCGATGTATTGCGCCTGCCCGCCCTGGCGGTGCGGCGCGACCACCAGCCGGCGCGCGACCCGATTGGCGATCTCGGCGCCGTGCCGGCGCCGCAACAGGTGCAGGCAGCAGTCCAGCGCGGCGGCGGTGCCGGCCGAGGTGGTGATGCGGCCGTCGTCGACATACAGCACGTCGCGTTGCAGTTCGACCCGCGGGTAGCGCGCGGCGAAGTGTTCGCTCCAGCCCCAGTGAGTGGTCGCGCGGCGGCCGTCGAGCAGGTCGGCCTCGGCCAGCACATAAGCGCCCAGGCACAGGCCGACGATATGCGCGCCGCGCTCGTGCGCGCGCCGCAGCGCCTTGAGCAAGGCCTCGGGCGGACGCTCCTCGCCGTCGCGCCAGGACGGCACGATCACCGTATCGGCCCAGTCGAGCGACTTGAGCCCATGCCGGGTCGCGATGTCGAAACCGGCGCGGGTGCGCAGCGGCGCCGGTTCGGCCGCGCATACGCGCAAGTCGAAGGGCGGCAGATCGCCCTCGCCGCGGTTTTCGAACACCAGGCAGGGCACGGACAGGTGGAACGGGCTGATCCGGTCGAAGGCGACCACGGCCAGGCGGCTCATCGCGATGTCGGTATTCATGGCCCGATTCTATCGAATATTGTCGTTCGGGCCACTATCGGGTCGGGCGGCGCGAGCGAACAATGAGCGCCACTTCCTTCCTCTTCTTCTTCGGAGCACGGCCATGAGCATCGAAACCCGCAAGCGCGCCCTCGTCGTCATCGACGTACAGAACGACTACTTCGCCGACGGCCTGCCGATCGAATACCCGCCGGTCGAACGCACCCTGCCCAACATCGGCCGGGCGATGGACGCCGCGCGCGCCGCCGGCATCCCGGTGGTCGTCGTGCAGAACACCGCGCCGGCCGGTACGCCGGTGTTCGACAAGGCCTTGCCGGGCTGGCAGCTCAACGAAGTCGTCGCCAGCCGTCCGCGCGATCACTACATCGAAAAGAACCTGCCCAGCGTGTTCGCCGGCACCGACTTCCAGGACTGGCTGCAGGCCAACAGCATCGACACGATCAGCGTGATCGGCTACATGACCCACAACTGCGACGCCTCGACCGTGTTCGAGGCCGCCCATCTTGGTTATCACGTCGAATTCCTGCACGACGCCTCGGGTTCGCTGTCGTACGAAAACAGCGCCGGCTTCGTCAGCGCTGAGGAAATCCACCGGGTGTTTTCGGTCGTGTTCCAAAGCCGTTTCGCCGCGGTGGCGAGCACCGACGAATGGATCGACGCGGTGCGCGGCGGCGCGAGCCTGCAGGTCGATAATCCGTATGCGTCGAATCAGCGGGCTCGCGCGCGCAACAAGATCGCGGCTTGATTGGGTGGGTTGTTCGACGGATTGAGTAAAACGAAGAAGCCTCGCGCAAGCGAGGCTTCTTCATTATCTGTGGATAGAAGGCGACAGCGGCGGCGCCGAAGCGACGGCTTTTCAGTTCTGCGCCAAAACGCCCAACACCGCCTCGTCCGCCACGCCCGAGACGATCCGCGCCGCGCCGGCCGCGTCCCACAGGATGAAGCGCAGGCCGGTGGCGTCGGCTTTCTTGTCCAGGCGCATGCGCGCGAGCAGGGCCTGCGGATCCAGGCCGGCCGGAATCGCGGTCGGCAGGCCCAGGCGTTCGAGCAGGCGCTGCAGGCGATCGGCATCGGCCGAACCGGCGCGGCCCAGCGCGGTCGACAGCCGCGCCGCCAGCACCATGCCGACCGCGACCGCTTCGCCGTGATTCAAGCCGTCGCCGGTGGTGCCGGCATAGCCTTGCTCGGTTTCGATCGCATGGCCGAAGGTGTGGCCGAAATTGAGCATGGCGCGGTCGCCGCGTTCGAACGGATCGCGCGCGACCACTTCGGCCTTGTAGCCGCAACTGCGCGCGATCGCCTCGGCCAGCGCCTCGTCGTCGCGCGCCAGCAGCGCGTCGGCCTGCTGTTCCAGCCACACCAGGAAACTCGCGTCGAAGATCGCGCCGTACTTGACCACTTCGGCCAGGCCCGCGCGCAGTTCGCGCTCGGGCAGGGTGCGCAGCGCGGCGGTATCGGCGATCACCGCGCGCGGCGGATGGAACGCGCCGACCAAGTTCTTGCCGGACGGCAAGTCGACCGCCGTTTTTCCGCCGACCGACGAATCGACCATCGCCAGCAACGTGGTCGGCAATTGCACGCAGTCGATGCCGCGCATCCAGCAGGCCGCGGCGAACCCGGCCAGATCGCCGACCACGCCGCCGCCGAGCGCGATCACGGTCGCGTCGCGGGTCGCGCCCAACTCGGCCAGCGCGTGCAGGCATTCGCCGAAACGGGCCAGGGTTTTCTCGTGCTCGCCCGAGGGGATCACGAAGCTCGCCACGCTCAGCTGCGGCTTGGCCGCGGTCAAACTGGCGTAGACGCGCTCGAGATAGAGCGGGGCGACATTGCGATCGCTGACGATCAGCGCATGCCGTCCGCGCAGCGGTTTGGCCAGGCACGCGCCGTCGTCGAGCAGGCCGGGGGCGATCTCGATGCTGTAGCTGTTGTCGCCTGCGACTTCGACCTTGCGGACCGCGCTCATGCATTGACCTCGGAAACGGATGGGGACGGCGGCGCGGCGATGCGGCGCCAATGACGATCGAGCGCGACCGCGAGCTGGGTGGCGGCTTCGGTCGCGGTCATCGCGGCGGTGTCGAAACGCAGGTCGGCGACTTGCGCGTAGTAAGGCGCGCGCGCCTGGGCCAGATCGCGCAGCACCTGTTCGCGGTCGCCGCGCGCGAGCAACGGCCGGCTGCGGTCGGCGGCGAGGCGTTCGAGCTGCTGCTCGACGCTGACCTGCAACTGCACCACGAAACCGCGCTCGCGCAGCAGGCGGCGGTTGTCGGCGGCGAGCACCGCGCCGCCGCCGGTCGCCAGCAGCAGGCCGTCGGCCTGCAGTAGCTCGGTCAGCACCGCGCTTTCGCGGGCGCGAAACCCGGCCTCGCCCTCGTGTTCGAAGATCGCGGTCACGCTGGCGCCGGTGCGCTGCTCGATTTCGCGGTCGGCGTCGGCCAGGCGCAGGCCGTAGCGCTCGGCCAGGCGCTTGCCGATGCAGGTTTTGCCGGCGCCCATGGGGCCGACCAGGATCAGATTGCTCGCCGGATTCATGCCGCGATTGTAGGCCAGCCCGGCCCGCGCTTGCGTGGCCTTAACGCAGGTCGGCCTAGGCTCTGCGTTCCGTCGCCGCCCCGCGCGCGCGGCGGCCGCGTCGACCCAATCGTTTCATCCATAACCGATTCCAGGAGAAAGCCCATGTCGGTCGCCAAGGTCATCGAACTCAACAGTTCCTCCACGCTCGGCATCGAGGACGCGGTCAAGACCGGCCTGGCCAAGTGCGCCGAATCGGTCAAGGACATCCAGGGCGCCTGGATCAACGACATCAAGGTCGTCACCGACGCTGCCGGCAACGTGCAGGAATGGCGGGTCAATCTGAAGGTTACGTTCGTGGTGAAGTAAGTCGCGGTGACGCGAGCTGTCGCGCGGTCTTCGCGCGGATCGGCCTTCGGGCCGGAACGATGACCCCGGGGTCCCGCAGCGTGGGGCGTCGGGGTTTTGTTTGGCGGGGTTGGTTTTGTTCGTAGGCCCGCGAAGTCTCGCCACATCTCTTTTTGCTCGTCATTCCCGCGAAGGCGGGAATCCAGGGCTCTACCTAATCTGAGGCGCGATGTCTGGCTACACCGCTTTTGCTCGTCATTCCCGCGAACGCGGGAATCCAGCGACTTGAACGTAGGTCAGGCAGGCGTCGTCGTTACCGTTGTCGCGCCAAAGTCACTGGATTCCCGCCTTCGCGGGAATGACGGTAGGAGAGGGCGCGGTTATCGCAGCATTGTGGGCAGGGAAGAAATGCTGATTGAGTCTGAACAGCAGCCTTTTTTACGCTATTTCCATCAAACCCCACGCACCCATCAAACCACCCGCCGCCCCTCATCCAACCTCACCGTCCAATCCGCGATCCCCGGCAACTCAGCCAACGCTTGCCGGCTGACCCGCTCGAACAGGCTCACGAACCCTTCGACCTGCTCCCGCGTCATCGCCCGTCGCCGCGGCCGTTTCGCCTGCATCGCCTGTTCCTGCTGCCAGCGCCAGTCGGCGACGATCTCGAACCCCGGCGGTTGCAGAAACAGCAGCCGGTCCAGGCGCGACCACAGCGCCGGATAGGCCTGCGCCAGCGCCTGGTTGCAATACGCGCGCCACACGCCGTCGCGATCGTGCTCGCGTTCCAGCGCGTTGATCGGAGCCGACAAGGCAGCTGCATCCTGCGCCGGCGTTTTCAGGAACCAGCCCTCGAATACGGTCAGATCAACTGGCCCGACGCGGCGCCAGCGCGACGGCGACACGCGCGTATCGCGCAACTTGTCGAAACGCGGCAAACGCGTGGGCTCGCCCGCGCGCAGGCGGTCGAGCACTTCGCAGCCCAAGACGAGATCGTGGGTGCCCGGCGGCCCGCGCGTGGCCAGCAAGGGATGCACCGCGCGGCCCAGGCGCAGGCGTTCGCCGCGACCCAGATAGAAATCGTCGATCGACAACACCGAGGCGGACAGCCCGCGCCGCCGCGCCAACGCCGCCACCTGCCCGGCCAGCGTCGATTTGCCGCTGCCCTGCAGGCCGCAGATCGCATAGATTCGCGCCTCCGCCGCCAGCGCATCGTCCAGCACCGCGGCGACCAGCGCGGCATCGAAACCCGCGTCGGCGGGGCCGTTTTCGACGGACGGATGCAGGCGCGGCGACATGCGATCACAATAGCGCAATGACCACGACCCACGACCTGCTCAACGAAGCCCTCGCCACCTTCGACACCTTGTTCGAAGAAGCCCGCGTCGCCGGCGAGCCCGACCCCACCGCGATGACCGTCGCGACCGCGTCGCTCGACGGCCGTCCGTCCGCGCGCACCGTGTTGCTCAAGGCGCACGACGCGCGCGGTTTCGTCTTCTACACCCATCTCGACGGCCGCAAGGGCCGCGAATTGCAGGCCAATCCGCACGCGGCGCTGCTGTTCCACTGGCCGCGGGTGCGGCACGCGGTGCAGGTGCGGATCGAGGGCGCGGTGGAAATCGTCGGCGACGCCGAGGCCGATGCGTATTTCGCCACCCGCGCGCGCGGCAGCCAGCTCGGCGCCTGGGCGTCGAAACAATCGGAAACCCTGGAAGGCCGCGACACCTTCGAACAACGCCTGGCTCAGGTCGAGCAACAGTTCGAAGGCCGCGAGATTCCGCGGCCGCCGCGCTGGACTGGGCTGCGCGTGCGCGCCGAGAAGATCGAGTTTTGGTACGGCGCCGATTTCCGCCTGCACGAGCGCTGGCTGTACGAATCCGATCGCGCCGGCGAGTGGTCCAAGCGGATGCTGTATCCGTGAAAGCCGGTTGGCGCGTGCGTCGCGCCGAAGCGGCGGATCTGGCCGCGTGGTCGCTATTGCGCGAAGCGTTGTGGCCGCAGGAAGACGCCTCGCGCCACGCCGACGATATCGGTCGGATGCTGTCGCGTCCGCACAACGCGGCGGCGTTTCTCGCCTTCGACGCCGACGGGGTCGCGCGCGGCTTCGCCGAGGCGTCGCTGCGCGGCGATTACGTCAACGGCACCGACGGCTCGCCGGTCGGTTTTCTCGAAGGCTGGTACGTGCAGCCTGAGTTCCAGCGCGAAGGCGTGGGCCGGGCCTTGATCGAAGCGGTGGAGCGCTGGACCGTGCAATGCGGCTGCAGCGAACTGGCCTCCGACGCGTTGCTCGACAACCTCGATTCGCATCGCGCGCACGAGGCCTGTGGCCTGCGCGAGACCGAACGCGTGGTGTACTTCCGCAAGCGTTTGCGCGACGACGGCTGAGCGGCCGCCTCAGCGTGATCAGCGCTCGCGCTTGTACCAGAACGCTTGGTCGATGCGCGCCATGCCGGCGCGTTCGTAAAACCCCACCGCCTCGGGCACCGAGGCCAGGATCAGGCTCACGGTCGGGCCGAGCTGGCGGCGGGTTTCGTCGAGCAGACCCTTGCCGATGCCCAGGCCTTGCGCCGAGTGCGACACGGCGAGTTCGGACAGATAGCACGACCACGAGAAGTCGGTGAAACAACGGGCCACGCCGATCAATTCGCCTTGCGCGTGATCGCGGCGCGCGGTCACGATCAGGTTGGCGTGGTCGAGCATGCTCTGCAGACGCGGCGTGTCGTCGACCGGGCGGATCGCGCCGAGGCCGGAGTCGACCAGCACGCGGCGGAAATCGGCGACATCGATGGTGGCTGCGCGGGCGTAGACGATGGCGGACGATTGGCTCATGCGCGGCAAGATCGCATCGGGGCGAGGGCGGGGCAACTGAGCTTCGTCATGTTCGGGATTCGGGATCGGGAACCCGTGGCTTTTGGCTTGGGATCAAGATCGAGATCGGGGTTTGGGATTCGCGACTGGCTGCGAACCCCGCAGCTTCGAATCGAGCTCCGAGGTTTTTTGTGGGCGGGATTGAAACCCATCCCACAAAAGACTTCGCAGACCTTTCAGGTTTTGAACGACTGGCGGAAGAAGCGACCGAGATTCGGCAAGCGGGGATAGCGCCCTCAGCCGGCCCTTCGCTTAGCCCACCCCTGAATCACCTCGCTCAACGCATCCAACCCCGCGGTCAGCGCCGCCGGTCCGGGCTGCAGGATGATCGGCGACTTGATCTCGTGCAGTTCGCCGTCGCGCACCGCCGGCACCTCGCTCCAGCCTTCGCGCGCGGTCACTTGCTCGGGGCGGAATTTCTTGCCGCACCAACTGCCCAGGATCAGCTCCGGCGCGCGGCGCACCACTTCCAGCGGATCGGCCAGGATGCGGTCGCGCGCGAGCGACATCGCCG
This genomic interval carries:
- a CDS encoding kinase, with translation MSPRLHPSVENGPADAGFDAALVAAVLDDALAAEARIYAICGLQGSGKSTLAGQVAALARRRGLSASVLSIDDFYLGRGERLRLGRAVHPLLATRGPPGTHDLVLGCEVLDRLRAGEPTRLPRFDKLRDTRVSPSRWRRVGPVDLTVFEGWFLKTPAQDAAALSAPINALEREHDRDGVWRAYCNQALAQAYPALWSRLDRLLFLQPPGFEIVADWRWQQEQAMQAKRPRRRAMTREQVEGFVSLFERVSRQALAELPGIADWTVRLDEGRRVV
- a CDS encoding GNAT family N-acetyltransferase, with the translated sequence MSQSSAIVYARAATIDVADFRRVLVDSGLGAIRPVDDTPRLQSMLDHANLIVTARRDHAQGELIGVARCFTDFSWSCYLSELAVSHSAQGLGIGKGLLDETRRQLGPTVSLILASVPEAVGFYERAGMARIDQAFWYKRER
- the aac(6') gene encoding aminoglycoside 6'-N-acetyltransferase, giving the protein MKAGWRVRRAEAADLAAWSLLREALWPQEDASRHADDIGRMLSRPHNAAAFLAFDADGVARGFAEASLRGDYVNGTDGSPVGFLEGWYVQPEFQREGVGRALIEAVERWTVQCGCSELASDALLDNLDSHRAHEACGLRETERVVYFRKRLRDDG
- a CDS encoding shikimate kinase — translated: MNPASNLILVGPMGAGKTCIGKRLAERYGLRLADADREIEQRTGASVTAIFEHEGEAGFRARESAVLTELLQADGLLLATGGGAVLAADNRRLLRERGFVVQLQVSVEQQLERLAADRSRPLLARGDREQVLRDLAQARAPYYAQVADLRFDTAAMTATEAATQLAVALDRHWRRIAAPPSPSVSEVNA
- a CDS encoding dodecin family protein; translation: MSVAKVIELNSSSTLGIEDAVKTGLAKCAESVKDIQGAWINDIKVVTDAAGNVQEWRVNLKVTFVVK
- the pdxH gene encoding pyridoxamine 5'-phosphate oxidase, producing the protein MTTTHDLLNEALATFDTLFEEARVAGEPDPTAMTVATASLDGRPSARTVLLKAHDARGFVFYTHLDGRKGRELQANPHAALLFHWPRVRHAVQVRIEGAVEIVGDAEADAYFATRARGSQLGAWASKQSETLEGRDTFEQRLAQVEQQFEGREIPRPPRWTGLRVRAEKIEFWYGADFRLHERWLYESDRAGEWSKRMLYP
- a CDS encoding WGR domain-containing protein; this translates as MRLLLQQRPDGREAPRFVQLMLQPDLLGGWTLVRETGQIGGRSTVRREVFLDHDGALKALEQARDQQLKRGFQLMFSQGAEAPR
- a CDS encoding GlxA family transcriptional regulator codes for the protein MNTDIAMSRLAVVAFDRISPFHLSVPCLVFENRGEGDLPPFDLRVCAAEPAPLRTRAGFDIATRHGLKSLDWADTVIVPSWRDGEERPPEALLKALRRAHERGAHIVGLCLGAYVLAEADLLDGRRATTHWGWSEHFAARYPRVELQRDVLYVDDGRITTSAGTAAALDCCLHLLRRRHGAEIANRVARRLVVAPHRQGGQAQYIEQPLPASAQDDRLAAVLAWALAHLDQAHSLDALAQRALMSRRSFTRHFRDATGTTVGEWLAGQRLARAQRLLETSEHGLDAIAAQTGFGTAASLRQHFAARLGTSPSAYRRGFRGV
- the aroB gene encoding 3-dehydroquinate synthase, with amino-acid sequence MSAVRKVEVAGDNSYSIEIAPGLLDDGACLAKPLRGRHALIVSDRNVAPLYLERVYASLTAAKPQLSVASFVIPSGEHEKTLARFGECLHALAELGATRDATVIALGGGVVGDLAGFAAACWMRGIDCVQLPTTLLAMVDSSVGGKTAVDLPSGKNLVGAFHPPRAVIADTAALRTLPERELRAGLAEVVKYGAIFDASFLVWLEQQADALLARDDEALAEAIARSCGYKAEVVARDPFERGDRAMLNFGHTFGHAIETEQGYAGTTGDGLNHGEAVAVGMVLAARLSTALGRAGSADADRLQRLLERLGLPTAIPAGLDPQALLARMRLDKKADATGLRFILWDAAGAARIVSGVADEAVLGVLAQN
- a CDS encoding cysteine hydrolase family protein, which produces MSIETRKRALVVIDVQNDYFADGLPIEYPPVERTLPNIGRAMDAARAAGIPVVVVQNTAPAGTPVFDKALPGWQLNEVVASRPRDHYIEKNLPSVFAGTDFQDWLQANSIDTISVIGYMTHNCDASTVFEAAHLGYHVEFLHDASGSLSYENSAGFVSAEEIHRVFSVVFQSRFAAVASTDEWIDAVRGGASLQVDNPYASNQRARARNKIAA